A region from the Wolbachia endosymbiont of Folsomia candida genome encodes:
- a CDS encoding ParA family protein: MSKILAIVNQKGGVGKTTTSINLSTAFAAVGKNTLLVDLDPQGNASTGLGISYKSREEKNIYKILLSSRNRPIESAIFNIKEIPNLSLISSVVDLSAAEIELSQLKHGKFVLKEALEKIRGNYEYIIIDCPPSLGLLTINALTAADSIIVPLQCEFFALEGLSHLVKTVELIKKSNLNPSLKIEGIVLTMYDRRNKLSEQIKNDICQYLNDKVYKTIIPLYETIIPRNVRLSEAPSHGKPAIVYDFKCPGAQAYINLAKEILRKHTSICKEKKLVNEGVA; this comes from the coding sequence GTGAGTAAGATTCTTGCAATAGTCAATCAAAAGGGTGGAGTAGGCAAAACCACAACTAGTATAAACTTGTCAACAGCTTTTGCTGCTGTGGGAAAAAATACTTTATTGGTAGATCTCGATCCACAAGGAAACGCTAGTACTGGGCTTGGAATTTCTTATAAGAGCAGAGAAGAAAAAAACATATATAAAATATTGCTAAGCAGCAGAAATAGGCCTATAGAATCTGCGATTTTCAATATAAAGGAAATTCCAAATTTATCGCTTATTTCGTCAGTGGTTGATTTATCGGCTGCAGAAATTGAATTATCGCAACTTAAGCATGGAAAGTTTGTGCTAAAGGAAGCATTAGAAAAAATACGTGGTAATTACGAGTATATAATAATCGATTGCCCTCCATCACTTGGGCTCTTGACCATAAACGCTCTCACTGCCGCTGATTCTATTATTGTTCCACTTCAGTGCGAATTTTTTGCTTTGGAGGGATTAAGTCATTTAGTTAAAACTGTGGAGCTGATAAAAAAAAGCAACCTTAATCCTTCTTTAAAAATAGAGGGGATAGTGCTCACCATGTATGACAGACGTAACAAGCTCAGTGAGCAGATTAAGAATGATATTTGTCAGTATTTAAATGATAAAGTATATAAAACTATTATTCCACTTTATGAGACTATTATTCCACGCAACGTAAGGTTATCAGAAGCACCTTCTCACGGTAAGCCTGCAATTGTATATGATTTTAAATGTCCAGGTGCACAAGCATATATAAACTTGGCAAAGGAAATTTTAAGAAAGCACACAAGCATCTGTAAAGAAAAGAAATTAGTAAATGAGGGTGTGGCATGA
- a CDS encoding SDR family oxidoreductase has translation MNLFCFGYGYVAKFLSKKLLSLGWTISGTSSINSSEKNIKIFNYNEIDKDIFKSVTHALISIPPNGDDVIERYGSYLQNIKWLGYLSATSVYGDHSGNWVTEESETKPIERRGKDRLKHEKKWLDSGLPVHIFRLAGIYGPGRNVLIDLQLGKARNVKKEGHFFSRIHVEDISSILFSSMQNIKPGEIYNCADDLPATQSEVVAYGAKLLNINPPEEIEVTSLPDDAQSFYLGSKKVSNAKIKRNLNVSLIYPNYKVGLLKD, from the coding sequence ATGAATTTGTTTTGCTTTGGTTATGGCTACGTAGCTAAATTTTTATCAAAAAAATTACTGAGTTTAGGATGGACGATAAGTGGCACTTCAAGTATCAATTCTTCAGAAAAAAATATCAAAATATTTAATTATAATGAAATTGACAAGGACATATTCAAAAGTGTAACTCACGCTTTAATTTCCATTCCACCAAACGGTGATGATGTTATAGAAAGGTATGGCAGCTACCTCCAAAATATTAAATGGCTCGGTTATTTATCTGCAACTAGTGTCTACGGTGATCATTCTGGCAATTGGGTTACCGAGGAATCTGAAACAAAACCTATAGAAAGGAGGGGAAAGGATCGCCTTAAGCATGAAAAAAAGTGGCTAGATAGCGGGCTGCCTGTGCATATTTTTCGTTTGGCTGGAATATATGGTCCTGGCAGAAATGTATTAATTGACTTACAGTTGGGTAAAGCAAGAAATGTGAAAAAAGAAGGGCATTTTTTTTCTCGTATTCACGTTGAAGATATATCAAGCATTCTATTTTCTTCTATGCAAAATATTAAACCAGGTGAAATATATAATTGCGCAGATGATTTACCTGCAACACAATCTGAAGTTGTAGCATATGGAGCTAAACTTTTAAATATTAATCCACCAGAGGAAATTGAGGTTACCTCTTTACCAGATGACGCACAGAGCTTTTACTTAGGGTCAAAAAAAGTAAGTAATGCTAAAATCAAGAGGAACCTTAACGTCTCTCTAATTTATCCTAACTATAAGGTAGGGTTACTTAAGGATTAA
- a CDS encoding IS4 family transposase yields the protein MIKGLKMYGVNTNTQYTDSLGDKWLERELRHVNLGDIRLNKRLITTSYLIERKASGSINQSCGGWKEAKGAYRLFSNEKLEAEKIYSSHHKETAERIKGNKLIFSIQDTSYLDFDSHINTKGLGSISKAYTKHKKGLLLHSALMVSKEGLPLGLSSQQCWARPARKEETAKEKANRKYRTSIEEKESYKWIAALKETINNVSKDVQLVTLGDREADIFKFLWIAESLGSFYVIRNRANRKFICTEEGKTDLQTRIAQLPVKEKIVLEVAKNGHQKSRKANIEVKYMKGYIPIRAPYIYGSKDTAHKISDKVAVYVVSAKEMDPPKGVEAIDWTLLTNVPVNSTLDAIERINWYKLRWKIEEYFRILKSGCKIESSRLTTKERLQKLIAIKSIITFKILYLTKVALSHPMEACTKVLSNEEWKALYIREHQVATLPEEPPNIKQAIIWLGKLGGFMNRKGDNLPGSMTLWRGYENLRESMVMLHIITSQSYG from the coding sequence TTGATAAAGGGTTTAAAAATGTACGGAGTAAATACAAATACGCAATATACTGATAGCTTAGGGGACAAATGGCTAGAAAGAGAGTTGAGACATGTTAATCTGGGAGATATAAGGCTTAATAAGAGGCTTATTACAACAAGTTATCTTATAGAGCGTAAGGCATCTGGATCAATTAATCAAAGTTGTGGTGGATGGAAAGAAGCTAAGGGCGCGTACAGGTTGTTTAGTAATGAAAAGCTTGAGGCCGAGAAAATTTATTCTTCTCATCATAAAGAAACAGCGGAAAGGATAAAAGGAAATAAGCTTATATTTTCAATCCAAGATACTAGTTATTTGGATTTTGACTCTCATATAAATACCAAAGGGCTAGGCAGTATTTCTAAAGCTTATACAAAGCATAAAAAGGGTTTGCTGCTGCATAGTGCCTTAATGGTCAGTAAAGAAGGATTACCTTTAGGTTTATCTTCTCAACAGTGCTGGGCGCGTCCCGCTAGAAAAGAAGAAACAGCAAAAGAAAAAGCAAATAGGAAATACCGTACTTCTATAGAGGAGAAAGAAAGTTATAAGTGGATAGCAGCACTAAAAGAAACCATAAATAACGTTTCCAAAGATGTACAACTTGTCACTCTTGGTGATAGGGAAGCAGATATCTTCAAATTTTTATGGATAGCTGAATCATTGGGTAGTTTTTATGTAATCCGTAACCGAGCTAATAGAAAATTTATCTGTACTGAAGAGGGAAAAACAGATTTGCAAACACGCATAGCTCAACTTCCGGTAAAAGAGAAAATCGTCTTGGAAGTTGCTAAAAACGGGCACCAGAAGTCAAGAAAAGCAAATATTGAAGTAAAATATATGAAAGGCTATATACCTATCAGAGCGCCTTACATTTATGGGTCAAAAGATACAGCACATAAAATAAGTGATAAAGTCGCTGTATATGTGGTAAGCGCAAAGGAAATGGATCCTCCTAAAGGAGTTGAAGCTATCGATTGGACTTTGTTAACTAATGTACCAGTTAATAGCACTTTAGATGCCATAGAAAGGATAAATTGGTATAAGCTACGATGGAAAATTGAAGAATACTTTAGAATTTTAAAATCAGGATGTAAAATAGAAAGCTCTCGTTTAACTACAAAGGAAAGGCTACAGAAATTAATTGCTATAAAGAGCATTATTACATTTAAAATTTTATATTTAACAAAAGTGGCTTTATCGCATCCTATGGAGGCTTGCACTAAGGTTCTAAGCAATGAAGAGTGGAAAGCTCTTTACATACGTGAGCATCAAGTGGCCACATTGCCCGAAGAACCTCCAAACATAAAACAAGCTATTATTTGGTTAGGAAAATTAGGTGGGTTTATGAATAGAAAAGGTGATAATTTACCAGGAAGTATGACTCTATGGCGAGGCTATGAAAATCTTAGAGAGAGCATGGTTATGCTTCACATAATAACTTCTCAAAGTTATGGGTAA
- a CDS encoding IS630 transposase-related protein, which translates to MPKPYSEDLRERVLKVVDEKKMSMKAVSEMFSIDRKTLYWWRKRREETGSVKPAYGYQTGHRSKIKDMGSFFKFLEDNQDVTTDKVIEKFGNMCKETAYNYLKKAGYTYKKNLSLSRER; encoded by the coding sequence ATGCCAAAACCATACAGCGAAGATTTACGTGAACGTGTTTTAAAAGTGGTAGATGAGAAAAAAATGAGCATGAAAGCTGTGAGTGAGATGTTCAGTATTGACAGAAAAACACTGTATTGGTGGAGAAAAAGAAGGGAAGAAACTGGAAGCGTAAAGCCAGCCTATGGCTACCAAACAGGTCATAGGAGCAAGATTAAAGACATGGGCAGTTTTTTTAAATTTCTGGAAGATAATCAAGATGTTACGACTGATAAAGTAATTGAAAAATTTGGGAATATGTGCAAAGAGACAGCATACAATTATCTAAAAAAAGCTGGCTATACATATAAAAAAAACCTTTCTTTATCAAGAGAGAGATGA
- a CDS encoding F0F1 ATP synthase subunit A: protein MASNPLEQFKVYTIIELPRLFGYDINFTNSSLFMMISVILMMLFLLFGIRKRSVIPGYLQAAVEYIYDFVISIIESNTGSKGLKHIPLVFTVFIFVLSCNLVGILPYGFTVTSHIIVTFALSMVVFVYVTIVGFKERGVEFLRILLPKGVPLVLAPLILPIELFTYLARPISLSIRLAANMVAGHTIIKVIAGFIVNMNVFLTPVPFLFIIMLIGFEIFVAVLQAYIFTSLTCVYLSDTVK from the coding sequence ATGGCATCAAACCCGCTAGAACAGTTCAAGGTGTATACAATAATAGAATTACCCAGATTATTTGGGTATGACATAAACTTCACCAATTCATCACTTTTTATGATGATTTCGGTAATATTAATGATGCTCTTTTTGCTCTTTGGAATAAGGAAGAGATCGGTAATACCAGGATATTTGCAGGCTGCTGTTGAATATATATATGATTTTGTTATTTCAATAATAGAAAGTAACACTGGTAGCAAAGGCCTAAAGCATATTCCATTGGTATTCACAGTATTTATTTTTGTTTTATCGTGTAATTTGGTAGGCATTCTTCCTTATGGCTTTACTGTCACAAGCCATATAATAGTCACTTTCGCTTTATCGATGGTGGTTTTTGTATATGTAACGATTGTTGGATTTAAAGAAAGAGGAGTGGAGTTTTTACGCATACTGCTGCCAAAGGGTGTACCATTGGTGCTTGCACCACTTATTCTTCCTATTGAGCTGTTTACTTACTTAGCACGACCAATCAGTTTATCCATCAGGTTAGCAGCAAACATGGTTGCCGGCCATACAATTATTAAGGTAATAGCTGGATTTATTGTCAATATGAACGTATTTCTCACACCTGTACCATTTTTGTTTATAATTATGTTAATAGGGTTTGAAATATTCGTTGCAGTTCTCCAAGCTTATATATTCACATCTTTAACATGTGTGTATCTATCTGATACAGTAAAGTGA
- a CDS encoding ParB/RepB/Spo0J family partition protein, translating into MRDDRRLGMGLAGLIGDNYDNKEDQQEHLPISLLHSSKFQPRKYFDEESLKELAISIEKSGIIQPIVVRKDSNEDGYEIIAGERRWRASKIANLNSVPVIIKDLSDKACLEIAIIENIQRQDINPIEEGEAYKRLIDEFSYTHEELASALGKSRSHITNMIRMLSLSGGVKAMINEKKLSMGHARALINIENSEDIAETIVSQGLSVRQTEKLIKDLHGNNNQKSQQHTKDQDIAVIEREISSQLGLNIKISDNNSKGKVIIQYNNLNELDLILRALSRKAEMHTELD; encoded by the coding sequence ATGAGGGATGATAGACGACTCGGAATGGGTCTTGCTGGTCTTATAGGTGATAATTATGATAATAAAGAAGATCAACAGGAGCACTTGCCTATCTCGTTACTCCATTCAAGTAAATTTCAGCCAAGAAAATATTTTGACGAAGAGTCATTAAAAGAACTTGCAATTTCAATAGAGAAAAGCGGCATTATACAGCCCATTGTGGTACGCAAAGATTCAAATGAAGATGGCTATGAAATAATAGCAGGGGAACGCCGTTGGCGAGCAAGTAAAATTGCAAACCTAAACAGTGTGCCAGTTATTATAAAAGATTTAAGTGATAAGGCGTGTCTCGAAATAGCCATTATTGAAAACATACAGAGACAAGATATTAATCCGATAGAAGAAGGTGAGGCGTATAAGAGGCTGATAGATGAATTCTCCTATACTCATGAAGAATTAGCTTCAGCCTTAGGTAAAAGCCGCAGCCATATAACTAATATGATTAGAATGTTATCACTTTCTGGTGGTGTGAAGGCGATGATAAATGAAAAAAAGTTGTCTATGGGACATGCAAGAGCATTGATTAACATTGAAAATTCAGAAGATATTGCTGAAACAATAGTTTCCCAGGGCTTAAGCGTTAGACAAACCGAAAAATTGATAAAAGATTTGCATGGAAATAATAACCAAAAAAGCCAACAACATACTAAAGATCAAGATATAGCAGTCATAGAAAGAGAAATATCTTCTCAACTTGGCTTAAATATTAAAATTAGTGACAATAATTCTAAGGGCAAAGTTATTATACAGTATAATAATCTTAATGAATTAGACTTAATATTGAGAGCCTTAAGTAGAAAAGCTGAGATGCATACAGAATTAGACTAA
- the polA gene encoding DNA polymerase I: protein MKEKTFTIIDGYGFLFRAYYVLPHLITTTGVPIGGVYGFLNMVLKYIAHSDYLIIAFDSGKKNFRHDLYSEYKANRVSPPEDLTPQFAILREAVEAFNMSYEEVEGYEADDIIATLAAKYGNTQDFKVVVVSSDKDLFQLLNHNVLIFDPIKNIYIDEKRVVEKFGVNSSKLLDLLSLTGDASDNIPGVPGIGPKTAAKLLDEFGSLDDILKNVDKIAQTRIRNILTEHREKALISRELVSLCEKVDFQHDIEEYKVHTPNMEKLLSFLKKYEFNSLIGKVEKLFSYNVSSAEEKTEYSSEVLEKFLEHCRYEGKIAIYCHFESNTLSKISLSYSESNVFYIEQANIQDALITINSTLFSNGILKIVHDIKRIISVIQVADNRMTSWDDLMIMSYSLDTGKHDHSIPNIVAHNLSGNVENFSAKTLIALHKRLEQRLFHEKLFTIYERFDKPLMKVIFDMEKNGILLNIEKLQEMSDRFQQIIAVLENEIHNLAGENFNIASPKQLSDVLFNKMELNKKKKSKKSGAYSTNSEVLEELETEGVEIASKILHWRHLSKLKGTYTDALIKQVDLQDGRIHTHFSTTVTATGRLSSSNPNLQNIPIRSKEGNLIRQAFIAPKGHKIISADYSQIELRLLAHVANVSAFKEAFANGQDIHDITARQVFGVQEGANVNEQLRRKAKSINFGIIYGISPFGLAKQLGITIAEAAEYINYYFSCYPEIKTYMEEIIAIARSNGYVETLFGRRCFVKDIHNTISYIRQFAERAAINAPLQGTAADIIKRAMIQLFDRLKAGKIILQVHDELLVEVEEGRVQETVELMKNVMENVVEISIPLEVEVKIGNDWGLNSVNYG, encoded by the coding sequence ATGAAAGAAAAAACTTTCACGATCATTGATGGCTATGGTTTTCTTTTCAGAGCTTATTATGTGTTGCCTCACTTAATTACCACAACTGGTGTGCCGATAGGTGGTGTATATGGCTTTTTGAACATGGTTCTGAAGTATATAGCTCATTCGGATTATCTAATCATCGCATTTGATTCTGGTAAGAAAAATTTTAGGCATGATTTGTACTCTGAATACAAAGCAAATAGAGTTAGTCCTCCTGAAGATTTAACTCCACAGTTTGCAATACTAAGAGAAGCAGTGGAAGCTTTTAATATGAGCTATGAAGAAGTTGAAGGCTATGAAGCAGATGATATCATTGCAACACTAGCTGCAAAATATGGCAACACCCAAGATTTTAAAGTGGTGGTTGTTTCATCAGATAAAGATTTATTTCAGCTTTTAAATCACAATGTTTTAATATTTGATCCTATAAAAAATATATACATAGACGAAAAACGTGTGGTAGAAAAATTTGGTGTAAACTCAAGTAAACTGCTTGATTTACTTTCTTTAACCGGAGATGCATCTGATAACATTCCAGGGGTACCAGGAATAGGGCCAAAAACTGCAGCTAAGTTATTGGATGAATTTGGCTCACTGGATGACATCTTAAAAAACGTAGATAAAATAGCGCAAACCAGAATACGAAATATTCTCACTGAACATAGGGAAAAAGCGTTAATTTCAAGAGAGCTTGTATCGCTGTGTGAAAAAGTAGATTTTCAGCATGATATTGAAGAATATAAAGTTCACACTCCGAATATGGAGAAATTATTATCCTTTCTAAAGAAATATGAATTTAATTCTTTGATAGGAAAAGTAGAAAAACTTTTTTCCTATAACGTATCAAGCGCAGAAGAAAAAACAGAATATAGTAGTGAGGTACTAGAGAAATTTTTGGAGCATTGTAGATATGAAGGTAAAATCGCAATTTATTGTCACTTTGAAAGTAATACATTAAGTAAGATTTCCTTATCTTATAGCGAAAGTAATGTTTTCTATATAGAGCAAGCTAATATACAAGACGCACTAATTACAATTAACTCAACTTTATTTTCAAATGGAATACTAAAAATAGTTCATGATATAAAACGAATAATTTCTGTGATCCAAGTAGCTGACAATCGCATGACATCATGGGATGATTTGATGATAATGTCATATAGCTTAGACACAGGAAAACATGATCACAGCATTCCAAACATAGTTGCACATAATTTAAGCGGAAATGTAGAAAATTTCTCAGCAAAAACTTTAATTGCTCTTCATAAAAGATTAGAACAAAGATTATTTCATGAAAAATTGTTCACAATCTACGAACGCTTTGATAAGCCACTCATGAAAGTGATCTTTGATATGGAAAAAAATGGAATATTGCTCAATATTGAAAAATTGCAGGAGATGTCGGATAGGTTTCAGCAGATAATTGCTGTGCTTGAGAATGAGATACATAACTTAGCAGGGGAAAATTTTAACATCGCTTCACCAAAACAATTGAGTGACGTTTTATTTAATAAGATGGAGTTAAATAAAAAGAAAAAATCAAAAAAATCAGGTGCTTATAGCACAAACTCTGAAGTATTAGAAGAGCTTGAAACAGAAGGAGTGGAAATCGCAAGTAAAATTTTACATTGGAGGCATTTGAGTAAATTAAAGGGTACATACACTGATGCGCTAATAAAGCAAGTTGATCTTCAAGATGGCAGGATACATACACATTTCTCAACAACTGTAACTGCAACTGGTAGGCTGAGCTCCAGCAATCCTAATTTACAGAATATTCCAATCAGAAGCAAAGAAGGGAATCTTATCAGACAGGCGTTTATTGCACCAAAAGGGCATAAGATAATTTCTGCTGATTATTCACAAATAGAATTGAGACTCTTGGCGCATGTGGCAAATGTTTCAGCATTTAAAGAAGCTTTTGCAAATGGGCAAGATATTCACGATATTACTGCAAGGCAAGTTTTTGGAGTGCAAGAAGGTGCAAATGTAAATGAGCAGCTAAGAAGAAAAGCAAAATCTATCAATTTTGGAATCATATATGGTATTAGTCCGTTTGGTCTTGCAAAGCAGCTTGGCATCACCATTGCAGAAGCTGCTGAATATATTAATTATTATTTTTCCTGCTACCCAGAAATAAAGACCTATATGGAAGAGATAATAGCAATTGCCAGGTCAAATGGTTATGTAGAAACTTTGTTTGGTAGAAGGTGTTTTGTAAAAGATATACACAATACAATTTCTTATATAAGGCAATTTGCAGAGAGAGCGGCAATTAATGCGCCACTGCAGGGAACTGCTGCGGATATTATAAAACGCGCAATGATTCAGCTTTTTGACCGACTAAAAGCAGGAAAAATAATATTACAGGTGCATGATGAATTGTTGGTTGAAGTAGAGGAGGGGAGGGTGCAAGAAACAGTAGAGCTAATGAAAAATGTAATGGAAAATGTGGTAGAAATTTCTATCCCACTTGAAGTGGAAGTAAAAATTGGAAATGACTGGGGTTTAAATTCAGTTAATTATGGTTAA
- a CDS encoding alpha/beta hydrolase, translated as MIEIKGPEIWEGKNKKNLVVFLHGWGSSGDNFIHLAKVMSKFLPDSHFVAPNAPFEREMGDGYEWFSLEDRSEEALHNGVKNAASIVNNFIDVKLKEMNLSDTQLALVGFSQGAMLAIHTALTRMQPCASVVGYSGRFLSPSKVAPEIKSKPNMCLIHGDADDVVPFSSLGLAVKALKENGVNVEGHTIHSLGHIINDEGIKLGVEFIKKNFVS; from the coding sequence ATGATTGAAATTAAAGGCCCAGAAATTTGGGAAGGTAAAAACAAGAAGAACTTGGTTGTGTTTTTACACGGTTGGGGCTCAAGTGGAGATAACTTCATTCACCTTGCTAAAGTTATGAGCAAGTTTTTGCCTGATTCACATTTCGTAGCTCCTAATGCTCCATTTGAAAGAGAAATGGGCGATGGTTATGAATGGTTCAGTTTGGAAGATCGTAGTGAAGAAGCACTGCATAATGGAGTGAAAAATGCTGCATCAATTGTAAACAATTTTATCGATGTAAAATTGAAGGAAATGAATTTAAGCGATACGCAGCTTGCACTGGTTGGATTTTCTCAAGGGGCAATGCTTGCAATACACACAGCTCTAACCCGCATGCAACCTTGTGCGTCAGTTGTTGGATATTCTGGTAGATTTCTTTCACCTTCAAAAGTAGCACCAGAGATTAAATCAAAACCTAATATGTGCCTCATTCATGGTGATGCTGATGATGTGGTACCTTTTTCATCTCTTGGTTTAGCAGTTAAAGCTTTAAAGGAAAATGGAGTAAACGTTGAAGGGCATACTATTCATTCATTAGGGCATATTATTAATGATGAAGGAATAAAATTAGGTGTAGAGTTTATCAAGAAGAATTTTGTAAGTTGA
- the tyrS gene encoding tyrosine--tRNA ligase produces the protein MKYKSEFLNFIQERGYLYQCTNIERLDQLLFQNNHIIAYIGFDCTAKSLHIGSLIQIMMLRHLQKFGYKPIVLLGGGTTRIGDPSGKDKARSVLSIQDINQNVFGIKKTLEKMISFGNGNADSVVVNNADWLDNIKYIDFLRDIGAHFSVNRMLSFDSVKTRLDREQNLSFLEFNYMLLQAYDFAELNKKYGCCLQIGGSDQWGNIVNGIELGKKLNLPELFGLTTPLLLNSQGKKMGKTESGAIWLSGEMLKPYDYWQYFRNVDDQDVGRFLRLFTDLPIDEIKKLESLKDQEINEAKKILATEVTKICHGDKEAEHARFAAISAFEGEDNSLLPSYVLKKEYVVNGLLLIDLLKITELESSKSSAKRLIEGNGCKINNNIINTVDYVINHESFVDQSFIKLSAGKKRHIKVVLEKSQENEVNSGRE, from the coding sequence ATGAAATATAAATCTGAATTTTTAAATTTTATTCAAGAGAGAGGGTACCTATACCAGTGTACAAATATTGAAAGATTAGATCAGTTATTATTCCAAAATAACCATATAATTGCGTATATTGGCTTTGATTGCACGGCAAAAAGTCTTCATATTGGTAGCCTAATTCAGATAATGATGCTCCGTCATCTGCAAAAATTTGGTTATAAACCGATAGTTTTGCTTGGAGGTGGAACAACGAGAATTGGTGACCCATCTGGAAAAGATAAAGCAAGAAGCGTCTTGTCTATTCAAGATATCAATCAAAATGTATTTGGTATAAAGAAGACATTGGAAAAAATGATATCTTTTGGTAATGGAAATGCAGATTCGGTTGTAGTAAATAACGCAGATTGGCTAGATAATATAAAATATATAGATTTTTTACGTGATATAGGAGCGCATTTCTCTGTAAATCGTATGCTCAGTTTTGATAGTGTGAAAACTAGACTGGATAGAGAACAAAACCTAAGCTTTCTGGAATTTAATTATATGCTATTGCAGGCTTATGATTTTGCTGAACTGAACAAAAAGTATGGTTGTTGTTTACAGATAGGTGGATCAGACCAATGGGGAAATATAGTAAATGGAATTGAGCTTGGAAAAAAGTTGAATTTACCTGAATTATTTGGTCTTACGACACCTCTTTTGCTTAATTCCCAAGGAAAAAAAATGGGCAAAACTGAAAGTGGAGCAATCTGGCTAAGTGGTGAGATGTTAAAGCCATACGATTATTGGCAATATTTTCGCAATGTTGATGATCAAGATGTAGGGCGTTTCTTGAGATTATTCACTGATCTGCCAATTGATGAGATCAAAAAATTAGAGTCCTTAAAAGATCAAGAAATAAATGAGGCAAAAAAGATTTTGGCAACAGAGGTTACAAAAATATGTCATGGTGATAAAGAAGCTGAACATGCAAGGTTTGCCGCAATTTCTGCTTTTGAAGGTGAAGACAATTCTCTATTACCAAGCTACGTTTTAAAAAAAGAATATGTTGTAAATGGTCTGTTGCTAATAGACTTACTGAAGATAACGGAATTGGAGTCATCAAAAAGTTCTGCAAAGCGTTTAATAGAAGGCAATGGGTGTAAAATTAACAATAATATTATAAACACAGTTGATTATGTCATAAACCATGAGAGTTTTGTAGATCAGTCGTTTATAAAATTATCCGCTGGTAAAAAACGCCATATTAAGGTTGTGCTAGAGAAAAGCCAGGAAAATGAAGTAAACTCCGGCCGTGAATAA
- the rsfS gene encoding ribosome silencing factor, translating to MTDVSSNIESMKSTIENIIDQNKGRDIVTFDVRNKTVIAKYMIIASGDSSRHVKALAEHIIKSLKRYDKIDVEGMDEGNWVVLNFKGIMVHIFRPEVREYYKIEELWN from the coding sequence ATGACTGATGTATCAAGCAATATCGAATCAATGAAAAGCACAATTGAAAATATAATAGACCAAAATAAAGGCCGTGACATAGTTACTTTTGATGTACGAAATAAGACCGTGATTGCGAAGTATATGATTATTGCGTCTGGTGATTCAAGCCGTCATGTAAAAGCTTTAGCTGAACATATAATAAAAAGTCTTAAACGATATGATAAGATAGATGTAGAGGGTATGGATGAAGGTAATTGGGTAGTGTTGAACTTCAAAGGCATAATGGTTCATATATTTAGGCCAGAAGTAAGGGAATATTATAAAATAGAAGAACTGTGGAACTAG
- a CDS encoding IS630 family transposase, whose translation MAIHIKKTFLYQERDEGKRKEFKEKVAKINKENLVFIDESGIDDNEFYAYGWAPKGKRLFAEKPAFKKKRISIIGALNQGKVGAPCAFEGYCNSELFEAYVENILIPELKIGQTVILDNASFHKSVKIRKLIENVGCNVLFLPPYSPDLNPYFYP comes from the coding sequence CTGGCTATACATATAAAAAAAACCTTTCTTTATCAAGAGAGAGATGAAGGAAAACGTAAAGAATTCAAAGAAAAAGTAGCTAAAATAAACAAAGAAAACCTGGTATTTATAGATGAATCTGGAATTGATGACAACGAATTTTACGCATATGGATGGGCTCCGAAAGGGAAGAGATTGTTTGCTGAAAAACCTGCATTTAAGAAGAAAAGGATCAGTATTATTGGAGCTTTAAATCAGGGAAAAGTTGGTGCACCATGTGCATTTGAGGGATATTGCAACAGTGAACTTTTTGAGGCTTATGTTGAAAATATACTAATTCCTGAATTGAAAATTGGACAGACAGTCATCCTTGATAATGCAAGCTTCCATAAGTCCGTAAAAATTAGAAAACTGATTGAGAATGTAGGGTGTAACGTATTGTTTTTACCGCCATATTCACCGGATTTGAATCCTTACTTTTACCCATAA
- a CDS encoding F0F1 ATP synthase subunit C → MDLVALKFIAIGLSALSMLGASLGLSKMFSAMLNGIARNPESEDRMKKYIYVGAGFIESIGLFALVIALLLIFS, encoded by the coding sequence ATGGATTTAGTAGCTTTAAAGTTTATAGCGATTGGTTTAAGTGCACTGAGTATGTTAGGAGCTAGTTTAGGTTTATCTAAGATGTTTTCTGCTATGTTAAATGGTATTGCAAGAAACCCTGAGTCAGAAGATAGGATGAAGAAATATATTTATGTTGGTGCAGGTTTCATTGAATCAATTGGGTTATTTGCGCTTGTAATTGCATTGTTGTTAATATTTAGTTAG